Below is a genomic region from Caldicoprobacter guelmensis.
CTCAAATCTAAAGATTTGACTGATTCAATTTTTGCAGAAGAAGAGGATATGGAATGCGATAAGAATAGCGAAGAAGAAAACGCTGGTTTGCTTAGCGTGTCATGATGTAATGTAATAGAAACAGCAGAAGCGGTTGCTCCTTTTATTAAGCAACCGCTTCTTATCATCAATACATTTCAGGATTCTTGCCACCCGGCACTGCTGGTTCTTTCTCGGGTATCTCAGCCACTAAACTCTCGGTGGTGAGAACCATGGCCGCTACGCTGGCGGCATTCTGCAATGCTGAACGAGTAACTTTGGTAGGATCAATTATACCTTTGGCCACCATGTCGCCGTATTCGCCTTTCAGAGCATCGAAACCAAAGTACTTGTCGCTGCTGGCTTTCACTCTCTCAGCTACCACGGAACCTTCCATACCGGCGTTAATGGCGATCTGACGGAGCGGCTCTTCTAAAGCGCGTTTTACTATGTTGATACCTGTCAGTTCATCGCCTTCGGCCTGGAGTTTTTCTACTTCTTCTATAGCTTTGATGAGCGCTACGCCACCACCAGGAACGATACCCTCTTCAACAGCAGCTCTGGTAGCGTTGAGAGCGTCCTCAATTCTCAGCTTTTTCTCCTTCATTTCGGTCTCGGTTGCTGCACCGACTTTGATTACAGCTACGCCGCCAGCCAATTTGGCAAGACGCTCTTGCAATTTCTCTCTGTCGTAGTCAGAAGTGGTCTCCTCAATCTGGGCTTTGATGGAGGCGATACGGTTCTTGATCTCTTTCGGGTCGCCAGCACCGCCTACAATGGTGGTATTCTCTTTGTCCACAGTTACCTTAGCGGCACGGCCCAGCATATCAATGGTGGCTTCCTTGAGAGTGAGGCCTACCTCTTCGGAAATCACTGTACCCCCTGTCAGGATAGCGATATCCTGCAGCATGGCTTTGCGCCTGTCACCAAATCCAGGAGCCTTTACGCCAACGCTGATGAGAGTGCCTCTCAGTTTGTTGACAACCAGCGTTGCCAAGGCCTCGCCTTCGATATCCTCAGCGATGATCAACAGTTTTCTGCCGTGTTGTACCACTTGCTCGAGTATTGGCAATAAATCTTGCACGTTGCTGATCTTCTTGTCGGTGATCAAAATCAATGGCTCTTCCAGCTCGGCAATCATCTTTTCAGTATCGGTTACCATGTAGGGCGAAATGTACCCTCTGTCAAATTGCATACCTTCCACAATCTCTACTTCAGTGGTCAAAGACTTGGACTCTTCGACAGTGATGACGCCGTCCTTGCCGACCTTGTCCATGGCATCGGCAATCAATTGACCAATGGTCTCATCGCCAGCAGAAATGGAAGCTACTTGAGCAATAGCCTCTTTGCTTTCAATAGGTTTGCTGAGCTTTTTGAGGGCTTCAACAGCTGCATCTACTGCCCTTTGGATGCCTTTCTTTAACAACATGGGGTTAGCGCCTGCTGCTACATTCTTTAGCCCTTCACGAATGATGGCTTGTGCCAGAACCGTTGCTGTGGTGGTACCGTCACCAGCTACGTCGTTTGTCTTGCTGGCAACTTCTCTGACCAACTGAGCGCCCATATTCTCAAATGGGTCTTCCACTTCAATCTCTTTTGCAATGGTTACGCCATCGTTAACGATTTGTGGAGAACCATATTTCTTCTCCAATACAACATTACGCCCTTTGGGACCAAGGGTTATCTTCACAGTATCGGCCAATTTGTTGACGCCACGCTCTATCGCTCTTCTGGCTTCTTCTCCGTAAATTATTTGTTTGGCCATATGTATCTACCTCCTTTTTTAGTTTTTATTCAACTACTGCAAGTATATCGCTTTGACGAACTATAATGTATTCTTCATTGTCCAGTTTGACTTCTGTACCAGCGTATTTGGAATAGATGACCTTGTCGCCCACTTTCACTTCCATCTTAATCTCTTTGCCATCGACCATGCCACCAGGACCTACAGCGATAACCTCAGCCATCTGGGGCTTCTCTTTTGCAGAGCTCGGCAAAACAATGCCACCCTTTGTGGTCTCTTCAGTTTCTAAAGCTTTGATTACAACCCTGTCACCCAATGGTCTTAACTTCATGGCATTAACCCTCCTTTTTCATAGTTGTGTTTTTTGTGACGGTTTGTTTTAAGCCCTTTCTATTAGCACTCATCATTGGTGAGTGCTAATCACAGTAAATAGTTTATATAAAAGATAAGGGGATGGCAAATACTGTTTTAGGCAAATTTTAATCAAATATTTCGAAATTCATAAAATAAACCATAAAATCGTTTTTTTACTTGCTGTATTTAGAAAAAGATGTGATTTTTAAGTTCTCTACAAATTCTGATTAAAATTAAAAAAATAGAAGAAAAGCAATTTTGATGTCAAAAAATTGTAAGCCTGTGATTTTTACAGTATAATACCCATAGGCGTAATTGGTAAAGGCTCAAACGCTGCCGAAAAGTTCTGGTACACCAAGTGTATAAAAAATTTTAGCAAGTAGAATGTGTTTAAGTAGTGTTGAAGGAGGGAAGGGTCTGTGGATAAGTGGGATAAGAGGTTTATGGAGCTGGCAGAAGTCATTGCCAACTGGTCGAGCTGCTATCAGCCAAACAGGAAGATAGGGGCGGTCATAGTAAAAAATAAGCGGATTTTGACTACCGGCTATAATGGTGCTCCGTCGGGGTATACCAGCTGTATTGAAAGGGAAGAATGTTTAAGGCGCAAGGCGAATATACCTTCCGGCACTCATCATGAGTTCTGCTATGCGGTTCATGCTGAACAAAATGCCATTGCCCAGGCGGCCAAGATGGGAATTTCAATTGATGGGGCTACTATGTACTGTACTCACCAGCCCTGCGTCATATGTGCCAAGCTTATTATCAACAGCGGAATAAAGAGGGTTGTATACAAATATCCTTACCCTGACGAGCTTGCAACGCATATACTGACCACGGTTGGAGTAAGCCTCGAGAAATACGAAGAGTAGTGGTTTTGTATGCCAACTCTTTGTTGAACATAATTAATCAATAAATTTTCCTGTGAGCTTCTGTATGGTGCGTGGGAGAGAATCTTTCGCACTTCCCAGGGGTTTGTTTTGGTTTCGATAGTCGAATTTATTTATAAACTGAAAAAGTTCCTGTTCCAGGCCTTGGAAAGATTTGATTTCAATGGGGATTACATCGGCCAGCCAGAGGGCTTGCTTGTGTGCAGGCAGCGTCTCTCTGGATATTTTTATGGTTAATAGCAGGTGTTTGAGGCAAAACCCCTTTGAAGCCTCAAGGGTTTTTTTGAATTCTTTTTCTGTGTCCCACAAGTAGAGGATAGTGTAGGCATACCGGTTCATGGTATTTGACATCCTATTGCAGATTACACACTGCTCATGTTGCTTGATGAGCCATTCCTCAAATTCGACTGTGAGCTGCTGTATCTCTTTTCTTCCTTTGATTATGCTGCTTAATGTAGAAGCATTTCTAGTTTTGCTTGCTTTCAAAACCGCATTGCAATGCTTTTCAAACTTCTCCATAAACTCTTTGAGGTGGGTATGGGTCATTAAAGCAAGGCCTAAACGGTTTTGAGCGTCGTATAACAGTTTAAAATGGTGTGGACAAAACCCTATTTGATTGACTTCTATTCGAGTATCTGGTTCCATCACTGAGCCCCCAAGGAAGGATTCCACATAGCTTTTTTCTATCCTGTTTTCCAGGTTGCATAAGGGACACTCCCCTCCTTCATGATAAGCGTCCCATACTGGAATGGTATCAATGTGGTATTTCATCGCTAACCTCCATACTTAGATCTAGCAAGTTCTGGCTACTATTTTATCATAAATCAAGTGGACCTGCCATAGATATAACTATGAAGTTTGTAGCTTAAAGGAGGAATTTTTATGCGTTACTCGAGGTTAAAGAGGAGAAAACGAAATCGTTATACTTGGATAGTATTCTTAGGGCTTTTATTGTTTTTGGTGGTATATATAGGATCTGCCAGTGCAGCCGGCAATTTCATAAGCCGACTGATTACGTCTTTTCTGAACAATTTCACCAGCGCTAACTCGGGTAAAGGGGATGCTTCTATTGGAGTGCCTGATACTCAGCTTACTGTTCCTGATAAAGCCGATACCGCTCCGAATGAGAGTTTGGATAAAGGTAATATCCAAAAAGTTACAGAACAGCTTGACATAGTTCCTTTTAATCTGTATACCATCCAACTGGGAGCTTTTTCGAGCAAGGAAAATGCTGAAATGGCTGCCAGTGAACTCAGGGCGAAAGGCGGGGCGGGGTATATTTTAAATGATAAATATTTTCGCCTTTTGGCCATGGGTTATGCTTCTGAGGGTGATGCCCAAAAAGTAAAGCAACAGTTGCAGAAGGAGGGGATAGAAAGCCAGATATACTTGATTTCGGCGTCGGGTGTCAAATTAGAGATAACCGCTGTGGCTGATAAGGTAAACAGCATAAAATCGGCCTTTTCGATATGGATTGATAAAGTTAAGGCGCTGGAGGATATGGTGAAAAAATTAGATACATCAGCGATATCGGTGGAGGACGCCAAGAAAGTTCTGAAAGCAACGGTTGAGGAGTTTAACTCTACCCTCGAGCAGCTCAAAACGTATTTGGTTACCCAGGAAAGCAATCCTATATTGACAGGACTTCAAAACCTTTACCAAAATTGTATCGAAAGCCTTAACGGAATATTAGCCGAAAATGTCGCGGACAGGGTAGCAACTTCGTCAAAAATAAAGTATACTTATATTGATATGGTTTATAGGTACAAGCAATATATAGATAACATAACGAGTGAACAAGGGGGAACTGGCAATTGAAAATAGAAGAAATATGCCGTCTGCTCAATGCCAAGTTGTTGACAGGCCAGGAGTTGTTGGATAGGGAAGTGTTTTCAGCCTGTGCCTCAGACCTGATGAGCGATATATTATCTTATGTAAAAAATCAAACGGTATTGCTTACCGGTCTTACAAATGCCCATGTTATAAAGATGGCTGAGATACTGGAAGTTACTGCTATAGTATTCGTAGGGGGGCGAATGCCGGCTAATGAAGTTGTTGACATGGCTAGAAAGATGGGCGTTGTTGTCCTTGTAACCGAATACACCATGTATGAGGCGTGTGGAAGGCTGTATAGCGCTGGATTACCAGGGTGTACGAGGGAGTTGTAGATGGGGGGAAATAACCGTTCGATTGAACAGGTGTTTTATATCAAGGCCGGGGATTTTGCTTCGGCAGGTGAGGCTTCTAGTCAAATAAAGAAAACGCTGAAGCAATTGGGTGTTGATTCGGGTGTTGTACGTCGGGCTACCATAGCGGCCTATGAAGCTGAAATGAACCTGATAATACACTCTATAGGTGGGGAGCTGAAGCTTAAGGTAACCCCTGAGACTATCATTATAACGGCCGAGGATAAAGGGCCTGGCATCCCAGACATAGATTTGGCCATGCAGGAGGGATACTCTACAGCTCCTGAGATAGCAAGGGAGCTGGGGTTTGGTGCAGGAATGGGCCTTCCCAACATTAAACGCAATGCTGACCGTTTGAACATTCAATCCAAAGTGGGAGAGGGAACGCTGGTGGAGATATATTTTGACATAAAAGCAAGGTGAGGGAATTGAAGGAATATTACCATTCTGTTACTTTGAGAAAGGACAAGTGTAGGGGATGTACCAATTGCATAAAGAGGTGCCCTACTGAGGCCATAAGGGTGAGGGATGGCAAAGCCAGGATAATTGCGGAGAGGTGTATAGACTGCGGAGAATGCATAAGGGTGTGCCCTTATCATGCAAAGGTAGCGGTTACTGACTCTTTATCTTCTATCGAGAAGTTTAGATATCGCATAGCGCTGCCGGCCCCCACCCTGTATGGCCAGTTTAAAAATGTAGACGACATAAAGGTAATTCTTGCAGGACTTAAGAAGCTGGGTTTTGACTACGTGTATGAGGTAGCAAGGGGAGCAGATTATGTGACCGCTTTTGTCAGGGAAGCGCTTAAGGATCCAAATCGCAAAAGGCCTCTCATATCCTCAGCCTGCCCGGCCATTGTCAGGCTTATTCAGGTGCGTTTTCCTGAGCTGATAGATAATATAG
It encodes:
- a CDS encoding DUF6062 family protein; translation: MKYHIDTIPVWDAYHEGGECPLCNLENRIEKSYVESFLGGSVMEPDTRIEVNQIGFCPHHFKLLYDAQNRLGLALMTHTHLKEFMEKFEKHCNAVLKASKTRNASTLSSIIKGRKEIQQLTVEFEEWLIKQHEQCVICNRMSNTMNRYAYTILYLWDTEKEFKKTLEASKGFCLKHLLLTIKISRETLPAHKQALWLADVIPIEIKSFQGLEQELFQFINKFDYRNQNKPLGSAKDSLPRTIQKLTGKFID
- a CDS encoding DRTGG domain-containing protein, with protein sequence MKIEEICRLLNAKLLTGQELLDREVFSACASDLMSDILSYVKNQTVLLTGLTNAHVIKMAEILEVTAIVFVGGRMPANEVVDMARKMGVVVLVTEYTMYEACGRLYSAGLPGCTREL
- a CDS encoding SPOR domain-containing protein, producing the protein MRYSRLKRRKRNRYTWIVFLGLLLFLVVYIGSASAAGNFISRLITSFLNNFTSANSGKGDASIGVPDTQLTVPDKADTAPNESLDKGNIQKVTEQLDIVPFNLYTIQLGAFSSKENAEMAASELRAKGGAGYILNDKYFRLLAMGYASEGDAQKVKQQLQKEGIESQIYLISASGVKLEITAVADKVNSIKSAFSIWIDKVKALEDMVKKLDTSAISVEDAKKVLKATVEEFNSTLEQLKTYLVTQESNPILTGLQNLYQNCIESLNGILAENVADRVATSSKIKYTYIDMVYRYKQYIDNITSEQGGTGN
- the groES gene encoding co-chaperone GroES, with protein sequence MKLRPLGDRVVIKALETEETTKGGIVLPSSAKEKPQMAEVIAVGPGGMVDGKEIKMEVKVGDKVIYSKYAGTEVKLDNEEYIIVRQSDILAVVE
- the groL gene encoding chaperonin GroEL (60 kDa chaperone family; promotes refolding of misfolded polypeptides especially under stressful conditions; forms two stacked rings of heptamers to form a barrel-shaped 14mer; ends can be capped by GroES; misfolded proteins enter the barrel where they are refolded when GroES binds); translated protein: MAKQIIYGEEARRAIERGVNKLADTVKITLGPKGRNVVLEKKYGSPQIVNDGVTIAKEIEVEDPFENMGAQLVREVASKTNDVAGDGTTTATVLAQAIIREGLKNVAAGANPMLLKKGIQRAVDAAVEALKKLSKPIESKEAIAQVASISAGDETIGQLIADAMDKVGKDGVITVEESKSLTTEVEIVEGMQFDRGYISPYMVTDTEKMIAELEEPLILITDKKISNVQDLLPILEQVVQHGRKLLIIAEDIEGEALATLVVNKLRGTLISVGVKAPGFGDRRKAMLQDIAILTGGTVISEEVGLTLKEATIDMLGRAAKVTVDKENTTIVGGAGDPKEIKNRIASIKAQIEETTSDYDREKLQERLAKLAGGVAVIKVGAATETEMKEKKLRIEDALNATRAAVEEGIVPGGGVALIKAIEEVEKLQAEGDELTGINIVKRALEEPLRQIAINAGMEGSVVAERVKASSDKYFGFDALKGEYGDMVAKGIIDPTKVTRSALQNAASVAAMVLTTESLVAEIPEKEPAVPGGKNPEMY
- a CDS encoding deoxycytidylate deaminase, whose amino-acid sequence is MDKWDKRFMELAEVIANWSSCYQPNRKIGAVIVKNKRILTTGYNGAPSGYTSCIEREECLRRKANIPSGTHHEFCYAVHAEQNAIAQAAKMGISIDGATMYCTHQPCVICAKLIINSGIKRVVYKYPYPDELATHILTTVGVSLEKYEE
- a CDS encoding ATP-binding protein, with the translated sequence MGGNNRSIEQVFYIKAGDFASAGEASSQIKKTLKQLGVDSGVVRRATIAAYEAEMNLIIHSIGGELKLKVTPETIIITAEDKGPGIPDIDLAMQEGYSTAPEIARELGFGAGMGLPNIKRNADRLNIQSKVGEGTLVEIYFDIKAR